A genomic region of Micromonospora sp. NBC_01796 contains the following coding sequences:
- a CDS encoding PfkB family carbohydrate kinase, translated as MNAHVMVFAPAPQLTVTIDQPNDEPEIHLHPGGQGVWQARMITCLGTRVVLCASLGGEIGQVLEPLMASEGVELKVVRRDSSSGGYVHDRRDGRRDELVDVPGHALNRHELDDLYNLALGEGLLAPVSVLSGPGDPSLVPPDIYRRLAADLGRNGSRVVVDLSGDHLRAVLESGVSFLKVSHEELLRDGMADDDSEAELTRVLYELHATGAESVVVSRADEPALTLVNGEVYEVHMPRLEAIDPRGAGDSMTAGVAAVLAAGGDLELAVRTGAAAGGLNVTRHGLGTGRQDSIAGLVERVQLAPIGSGRQDRMTPDDFAGRAAGS; from the coding sequence ATGAATGCCCACGTCATGGTCTTCGCGCCCGCTCCACAACTGACGGTGACGATCGACCAGCCCAACGACGAACCGGAGATCCATCTGCATCCCGGTGGTCAGGGGGTCTGGCAGGCCCGCATGATCACCTGTCTCGGGACCCGGGTGGTGCTCTGCGCCAGCCTCGGTGGCGAGATCGGCCAGGTGCTGGAACCGCTGATGGCCAGCGAGGGCGTCGAGTTGAAGGTGGTCCGCCGGGATTCGAGCAGCGGCGGGTACGTCCACGACCGCCGCGACGGCCGGCGGGACGAGCTCGTCGACGTACCGGGGCACGCGCTCAACCGGCACGAGCTGGACGACCTCTACAACCTGGCGCTCGGCGAGGGCCTCCTGGCACCGGTCAGTGTGCTCAGCGGACCGGGTGACCCGTCCCTGGTGCCGCCGGACATCTACCGGCGGCTCGCCGCCGACCTGGGCCGCAACGGCAGCCGGGTGGTGGTCGACCTGTCCGGTGACCACCTGCGCGCGGTGCTCGAGAGCGGAGTCTCGTTCCTCAAGGTCAGCCACGAGGAACTGCTCCGGGACGGCATGGCCGACGACGACAGCGAGGCCGAACTGACCCGGGTGCTGTACGAGCTGCACGCGACCGGTGCCGAGTCGGTGGTGGTCAGCCGGGCCGACGAGCCGGCGCTGACCCTGGTCAACGGCGAGGTGTACGAGGTCCACATGCCCCGGTTGGAGGCGATCGATCCGCGCGGGGCCGGTGACTCGATGACCGCCGGGGTGGCCGCCGTACTGGCCGCCGGTGGGGATCTCGAACTGGCGGTGCGTACCGGGGCGGCGGCCGGTGGGCTGAACGTGACCCGGCACGGGCTGGGCACCGGTCGGCAGGACTCGATCGCCGGGCTGGTGGAGCGGGTCCAGTTGGCCCCGATCGGGTCCGGGCGGCAGGACCGGATGACACCGGACGACTTCGCCGGACGGGCGGCCGGCTCGTGA
- a CDS encoding SRPBCC family protein has product MPKQDNFHYTVQARCSRADAVRLFADLSAQADLHPLIIRVEPRPARPGALRSYTISDRLAWGPFTFRTSYQADILTANEDEVVAVARQWPNTTVRNHARLSSEPDGITRIDVQITLSAPGPLFAYAFRQARTAHLALGSRIQATLDATPTA; this is encoded by the coding sequence GTGCCGAAGCAGGACAACTTCCACTACACGGTGCAGGCGCGGTGCAGCCGGGCCGACGCCGTACGGCTGTTCGCCGACCTGAGCGCGCAGGCCGACCTGCACCCGCTGATCATCCGGGTCGAGCCCCGACCGGCCCGCCCCGGAGCGCTGCGCAGTTACACCATCTCCGACCGGCTCGCCTGGGGGCCGTTCACGTTCCGCACCTCGTACCAGGCCGACATCCTGACCGCGAACGAGGACGAGGTGGTGGCGGTCGCCCGGCAGTGGCCGAACACCACGGTCCGCAACCACGCCCGGCTGAGCTCGGAACCGGACGGGATCACCAGGATCGACGTACAGATCACGCTGTCGGCGCCGGGACCGCTGTTCGCGTACGCCTTCCGTCAGGCACGGACCGCGCACCTGGCCCTCGGGTCGCGGATCCAGGCCACGCTCGACGCCACCCCCACCGCCTGA
- the surE gene encoding 5'/3'-nucleotidase SurE yields the protein MTVRVLVTNDDGIAAPGIRWLARAVADRGYDVVVAAPSEEASGTSAAMIATEREGRVVVEEHEIEELAGIPAYGVAGSPGFITLIAIHGAFGPPPTVVVSGVNRGANVGRAVLHSGTVGAAFTAAANGCHALAVSLDVLSVGEGTTGSGGAAVASSGRFRDEVRNWATAARVAVDLLPRLTSGPLECVLNVNAPDRPYEELLGVRAGALAGFGQVQMTVAESGRGFVRTALEESGEQVRPGTDVAWLAAGYASVTAVRAITEATDVDLSELDDPSGSGDLPGSGRLSGSDELPGSNGSGRRG from the coding sequence GTGACCGTCCGGGTCCTGGTGACCAACGACGACGGGATCGCCGCGCCGGGCATCCGGTGGCTGGCCCGCGCCGTGGCCGACCGGGGGTACGACGTGGTGGTGGCGGCGCCGAGCGAGGAGGCGAGCGGCACCAGCGCGGCGATGATCGCGACCGAGCGGGAGGGTCGGGTGGTCGTCGAGGAGCACGAGATCGAGGAACTGGCCGGGATCCCGGCGTACGGGGTCGCCGGCTCGCCGGGCTTCATCACCCTGATCGCGATCCACGGCGCGTTCGGGCCGCCGCCGACGGTGGTCGTGTCCGGGGTCAACCGGGGCGCCAACGTGGGCCGGGCGGTGCTCCACTCGGGCACGGTCGGGGCGGCCTTCACCGCCGCCGCGAACGGGTGTCACGCGCTGGCGGTCTCGCTGGACGTGCTCTCCGTCGGCGAGGGCACCACCGGCAGCGGCGGTGCTGCGGTGGCCTCGTCCGGGCGGTTCCGCGACGAGGTACGCAACTGGGCGACGGCGGCCCGGGTGGCGGTTGACCTGCTACCCCGGTTGACCTCGGGACCGCTGGAGTGCGTACTGAACGTCAACGCTCCGGACCGGCCGTACGAGGAGCTGCTCGGCGTACGGGCCGGCGCCCTGGCCGGGTTCGGGCAGGTGCAGATGACCGTGGCCGAGTCGGGGCGGGGCTTTGTCCGGACCGCTCTGGAGGAGTCCGGCGAGCAGGTGCGTCCGGGCACCGATGTCGCCTGGTTGGCGGCCGGTTATGCCTCGGTCACCGCGGTCCGGGCGATCACGGAGGCGACGGATGTCGACCTGTCGGAGCTGGATGATCCGTCGGGCTCGGGCGATCTTCCGGGCTCTGG